From the genome of Periplaneta americana isolate PAMFEO1 chromosome 15, P.americana_PAMFEO1_priV1, whole genome shotgun sequence, one region includes:
- the LOC138715492 gene encoding protein bunched, class 2/F/G isoform-like isoform X2 yields MADNISQKSSKPNEKTKYTNAINRTTSETMRLGEPEKVVNHPTSLISSTPNQRKKTPSFQITSVTVGSRTSNDGGDDSADDLDESHTDDMSDVIDNSRITDIENETPSYSEDTFSKEDVFFNASTTSLGTAPVIPTSSQYGLAIVASEGGGNIINAAVACANTIPGGDVHVSVTDAGSVINIVGSVKTHETEMRDAHHGGRNERFKVVKIESTEPFKRGRWLCMDYLDHTMLQQQPSQQAVINVVRSNDSSDTTVGSVQYVGPDSGVVLTDGPLTLQSMDEQIINIEQSQLKSSAVTMQEQHQAMVAAQHQVAMTGLTTGQSTAGPNNFPSVSPGQTLQQVQQSVSAGTVQPTQQHVSVTSQTHQGMQQQTLQQSNIPQSLPQSMQQVVSQQQLQQQQQNQQSNQQQNLQGQSQSMSASQQVLQQQHHAQSMSQVPIQQSMVAGGQQQQQPQQAAQHQSLPPQQIQQVMAAANLQQMQQQQQIQQQNLAQQISQQPQQSFQPQQNQQLQQPPQQQQQPTLPQQQVSSQGMVPAQQPQSQQHITAQPGQSQGQYYSIPSSTVSQQVPISQGQSGIQMVSQQPQTSISAQTQTIQTSTPSQMPSQPQQPQNVGSVPMQTMPHHQMQAGTSQNQPMQQIGQQQLPSQTSQQHNIQQMQQQQYQQMQQQASQNIQQQAMQQPQVMQQPQQTMPQVMQQPQQAIPQQTMQQPPQQAMQQQQPQQQAMTQVMQQSQAMSQVLQQQGIPQVIQQSQQPMPQQVIQQQPPPQQTLQQSQAMQQQAMQPQVLSQPPQAIQQQIHHSANLQNIQQQQIHVGGVAGIPQQQAQTSMAAMVQGQNMMSASQGQGLIAGHQMTMAGGQQVPQQAQPVVPQMVPVSSSVSNIPGTSVAQTFSHMPVSQASVQTFSTPGTTTVSSRTVPSACSVSVGLDGTVDQVTGVGVASAVCGDPSVALLESLVEVTANAEDIQPGTVTAGEDAERRMERVRWTDRVRNEALLERVGEERMMLKLIRERKKNWLGHWLRRNCLLKLKGMVNSRRVWGRRRYQMIDDIKIYLVS; encoded by the coding sequence ATGGCTGACAATATAAGTCAAAAATCAAGTAAACCTAACGAGAAAACTAAGTATACCAACGCAATTAATCGTACCACGAGTGAAACAATGCGTCTGGGGGAACCTGAAAAAGTTGTGAACCATCCTACGTCTCTCATATCGTCAACGCCTAATCAGAGAAAGAAAACACCGTCTTTCCAAATAACAAGTGTGACTGTAGGATCTCGTACTAGCAACGACGGAGGTGATGATTCGGCGGATGATTTGGACGAATCTCACACGGATGATATGTCAGATGTTATAGACAATTCAAGAATTACTGACATTGAAAATGAAACCCCTAGTTATTCAGAAGATACGTTTTCTAAGGAGGATGTGTTTTTCAATGCTTCCACAACGTCTCTTGGAACAGCTCCTGTAATCCCAACAAGTTCTCAGTACGGCCTTGCTATAGTTGCTTCAGAAGGTGGAGGTAATATAATTAATGCTGCAGTCGCTTGTGCCAACACTATACCAGGTGGTGACGTTCATGTTAGTGTGACCGATGCAGGAAGTGTTATTAACATAGTGGGTAGTGTGAAAACTCATGAAACAGAAATGAGGGACGCTCATCATGGTGGGCGCAACGAGCGCTTCAAAGTAGTGAAAATTGAAAGCACTGAACCGTTTAAACGTGGACGATGGTTGTGTATGGACTACTTGGATCACACCATGCTTCAGCAGCAGCCCTCACAGCAGGCTGTGATCAACGTAGTGAGATCAAATGATTCGAGCGATACTACAGTAGGATCCGTTCAGTATGTGGGGCCAGACAGTGGTGTGGTTCTTACTGATGGTCCCCTTACCCTTCAAAGTATGGATGAGCAGATAATTAATATCGAACAGTCTCAGTTGAAGTCTTCCGCTGTAACTATGCAAGAACAACATCAGGCAATGGTTGCTGCCCAGCATCAGGTCGCGATGACAGGTCTTACAACAGGACAGAGTACAGCCGGACCCAATAATTTCCCTTCTGTTTCACCAGGGCAGACTTTGCAGCAGGTGCAGCAGTCTGTATCTGCCGGAACTGTGCAACCAACTCAGCAACATGTGTCTGTTACGTCACAAACACATCAAGGTATGCAACAGCAAACACTACAGCAAAGTAATATTCCACAGTCACTTCCACAAAGCATGCAGCAAGTTGTTAGTCAACAACAGTTGCAACAACAGCAACAGAATCAGCAGTCAAATCAACAGCAGAATCTCCAAGGTCAGTCACAGAGTATGTCTGCATCGCAGCAAGTCTTACAACAACAACACCATGCACAGAGTATGTCGCAGGTTCCGATACAACAGAGCATGGTGGCTGGaggacagcagcagcagcagccccAGCAAGCGGCGCAGCATCAGAGCTTGCCACCGCAGCAGATACAGCAAGTCATGGCAGCTGCAAATTTGCAACAGATGCAACAGCAGCAACAAATTCAGCAACAGAATTTGGCTCAGCAAATATCGCAACAGCCCCAACAGTCTTTTCAACCCCAGCAAAACCAACAGTTGCAGCAGCCAcctcagcagcagcagcaaccaACACTGCCTCAACAACAAGTGTCGTCGCAGGGGATGGTTCCTGCCCAGCAACCGCAATCGCAACAACATATCACGGCCCAACCCGGACAGTCGCAAGGTCAGTACTACAGCATACCTTCTTCCACAGTGTCTCAGCAAGTACCCATCTCACAAGGACAGTCTGGGATCCAGATGGTGTCGCAGCAACCTCAGACTTCCATTTCTGCTCAAACTCAAACCATTCAGACTTCCACACCGAGCCAGATGCCATCTCAGCCACAACAGCCACAGAACGTGGGGTCCGTACCGATGCAGACGATGCCACATCACCAGATGCAGGCAGGGACTTCGCAGAATCAGCCAATGCAACAAATTGGTCAGCAGCAGTTACCGTCTCAGACTTCGCAGCAGCATAATATACAGCAGATGCAACAGCAGCAGTACCAGCAGATGCAGCAGCAGGCATCGCAAAACATTCAGCAGCAAGCGATGCAGCAGCCCCAAGTGATGCAGCAGCCTCAGCAAACAATGCCGCAAGTTATGCAACAGCCACAGCAGGCGATACCGCAACAAACAATGCAACAGCCTCCACAGCAAGcaatgcagcagcagcagccacaGCAGCAAGCAATGACGCAAGTGATGCAGCAGTCCCAAGCCATGTCACAAGTGTTGCAGCAGCAAGGAATCCCCCAAGTGATACAGCAGTCGCAGCAACCGATGCCACAGCAAGTGATACAGCAGCAACCTCCACCTCAGCAGACATTGCAGCAATCACAAGCGATGCAACAGCAAGCAATGCAGCCCCAAGTGCTGTCTCAGCCCCCACAGGCCATTCAACAGCAGATACATCATTCCGCAAACTTGCAAAACATACAGCAGCAACAAATTCACGTGGGAGGCGTTGCAGGTATTCCGCAGCAGCAGGCTCAGACGTCGATGGCAGCCATGGTACAAGGGCAAAACATGATGTCGGCATCGCAGGGTCAGGGTTTAATTGCTGGGCATCAGATGACCATGGCCGGTGGGCAGCAGGTTCCTCAGCAGGCGCAGCCGGTGGTACCGCAGATGGTACCTGTGTCTAGTTCGGTGTCGAATATTCCAGGCACGTCCGTGGCCCAAACTTTCTCCCATATGCCAGTGAGTCAAGCTTCTGTTCAGACGTTTTCAACACCGGGTACGACCACCGTGTCGTCGCGGACCGTACCAAGTGCATGTTCAGTGAGTGTTGGGTTGGACGGGACAGTGGATCAAGTTACAGGAGTGGGGGTTGCAAGTGCAGTTTGTGGCGACCCATCGGTGGCGTTGCTGGAGTCGTTAGTGGAGGTGACAGCAAATGCAGAGGATATCCAACCTGGAACTGTGACAGCAGGAGAAGATGCAGAGAG
- the LOC138715492 gene encoding protein bunched, class 2/F/G isoform-like isoform X3, translating to MADNISQKSSKPNEKTKYTNAINRTTSETMRLGEPEKVVNHPTSLISSTPNQRKKTPSFQITSVTVGSRTSNDGGDDSADDLDESHTDDMSDVIDNSRITDIENETPSYSEDTFSKEDVFFNASTTSLGTAPVIPTSSQYGLAIVASEGGGNIINAAVACANTIPGGDVHVSVTDAGSVINIVGSVKTHETEMRDAHHGGRNERFKVVKIESTEPFKRGRWLCMDYLDHTMLQQQPSQQAVINVVRSNDSSDTTVGSVQYVGPDSGVVLTDGPLTLQSMDEQIINIEQSQLKSSAVTMQEQHQAMVAAQHQVAMTGLTTGQSTAGPNNFPSVSPGQTLQQVQQSVSAGTVQPTQQHVSVTSQTHQGMQQQTLQQSNIPQSLPQSMQQVVSQQQLQQQQQNQQSNQQQNLQGQSQSMSASQQVLQQQHHAQSMSQVPIQQSMVAGGQQQQQPQQAAQHQSLPPQQIQQVMAAANLQQMQQQQQIQQQNLAQQISQQPQQSFQPQQNQQLQQPPQQQQQPTLPQQQVSSQGMVPAQQPQSQQHITAQPGQSQGQYYSIPSSTVSQQVPISQGQSGIQMVSQQPQTSISAQTQTIQTSTPSQMPSQPQQPQNVGSVPMQTMPHHQMQAGTSQNQPMQQIGQQQLPSQTSQQHNIQQMQQQQYQQMQQQASQNIQQQAMQQPQVMQQPQQTMPQVMQQPQQAIPQQTMQQPPQQAMQQQQPQQQAMTQVMQQSQAMSQVLQQQGIPQVIQQSQQPMPQQVIQQQPPPQQTLQQSQAMQQQAMQPQVLSQPPQAIQQQIHHSANLQNIQQQQIHVGGVAGIPQQQAQTSMAAMVQGQNMMSASQGQGLIAGHQMTMAGGQQVPQQAQPVVPQMVPVSSSVSNIPGTSVAQTFSHMPVSQASVQTFSTPGTTTVSSRTVPSACSVSVGLDGTVDQVTGVGVASAVCGDPSVALLESLVEVTANAEDIQPGTVTAGEDAERMERVRWTDRVRNEALLERVGEERMMLKLIRERKKNWLGHWLRRNCLLKLKGMVNSRRVWGRRRYQMIDDIKIYLVS from the coding sequence ATGGCTGACAATATAAGTCAAAAATCAAGTAAACCTAACGAGAAAACTAAGTATACCAACGCAATTAATCGTACCACGAGTGAAACAATGCGTCTGGGGGAACCTGAAAAAGTTGTGAACCATCCTACGTCTCTCATATCGTCAACGCCTAATCAGAGAAAGAAAACACCGTCTTTCCAAATAACAAGTGTGACTGTAGGATCTCGTACTAGCAACGACGGAGGTGATGATTCGGCGGATGATTTGGACGAATCTCACACGGATGATATGTCAGATGTTATAGACAATTCAAGAATTACTGACATTGAAAATGAAACCCCTAGTTATTCAGAAGATACGTTTTCTAAGGAGGATGTGTTTTTCAATGCTTCCACAACGTCTCTTGGAACAGCTCCTGTAATCCCAACAAGTTCTCAGTACGGCCTTGCTATAGTTGCTTCAGAAGGTGGAGGTAATATAATTAATGCTGCAGTCGCTTGTGCCAACACTATACCAGGTGGTGACGTTCATGTTAGTGTGACCGATGCAGGAAGTGTTATTAACATAGTGGGTAGTGTGAAAACTCATGAAACAGAAATGAGGGACGCTCATCATGGTGGGCGCAACGAGCGCTTCAAAGTAGTGAAAATTGAAAGCACTGAACCGTTTAAACGTGGACGATGGTTGTGTATGGACTACTTGGATCACACCATGCTTCAGCAGCAGCCCTCACAGCAGGCTGTGATCAACGTAGTGAGATCAAATGATTCGAGCGATACTACAGTAGGATCCGTTCAGTATGTGGGGCCAGACAGTGGTGTGGTTCTTACTGATGGTCCCCTTACCCTTCAAAGTATGGATGAGCAGATAATTAATATCGAACAGTCTCAGTTGAAGTCTTCCGCTGTAACTATGCAAGAACAACATCAGGCAATGGTTGCTGCCCAGCATCAGGTCGCGATGACAGGTCTTACAACAGGACAGAGTACAGCCGGACCCAATAATTTCCCTTCTGTTTCACCAGGGCAGACTTTGCAGCAGGTGCAGCAGTCTGTATCTGCCGGAACTGTGCAACCAACTCAGCAACATGTGTCTGTTACGTCACAAACACATCAAGGTATGCAACAGCAAACACTACAGCAAAGTAATATTCCACAGTCACTTCCACAAAGCATGCAGCAAGTTGTTAGTCAACAACAGTTGCAACAACAGCAACAGAATCAGCAGTCAAATCAACAGCAGAATCTCCAAGGTCAGTCACAGAGTATGTCTGCATCGCAGCAAGTCTTACAACAACAACACCATGCACAGAGTATGTCGCAGGTTCCGATACAACAGAGCATGGTGGCTGGaggacagcagcagcagcagccccAGCAAGCGGCGCAGCATCAGAGCTTGCCACCGCAGCAGATACAGCAAGTCATGGCAGCTGCAAATTTGCAACAGATGCAACAGCAGCAACAAATTCAGCAACAGAATTTGGCTCAGCAAATATCGCAACAGCCCCAACAGTCTTTTCAACCCCAGCAAAACCAACAGTTGCAGCAGCCAcctcagcagcagcagcaaccaACACTGCCTCAACAACAAGTGTCGTCGCAGGGGATGGTTCCTGCCCAGCAACCGCAATCGCAACAACATATCACGGCCCAACCCGGACAGTCGCAAGGTCAGTACTACAGCATACCTTCTTCCACAGTGTCTCAGCAAGTACCCATCTCACAAGGACAGTCTGGGATCCAGATGGTGTCGCAGCAACCTCAGACTTCCATTTCTGCTCAAACTCAAACCATTCAGACTTCCACACCGAGCCAGATGCCATCTCAGCCACAACAGCCACAGAACGTGGGGTCCGTACCGATGCAGACGATGCCACATCACCAGATGCAGGCAGGGACTTCGCAGAATCAGCCAATGCAACAAATTGGTCAGCAGCAGTTACCGTCTCAGACTTCGCAGCAGCATAATATACAGCAGATGCAACAGCAGCAGTACCAGCAGATGCAGCAGCAGGCATCGCAAAACATTCAGCAGCAAGCGATGCAGCAGCCCCAAGTGATGCAGCAGCCTCAGCAAACAATGCCGCAAGTTATGCAACAGCCACAGCAGGCGATACCGCAACAAACAATGCAACAGCCTCCACAGCAAGcaatgcagcagcagcagccacaGCAGCAAGCAATGACGCAAGTGATGCAGCAGTCCCAAGCCATGTCACAAGTGTTGCAGCAGCAAGGAATCCCCCAAGTGATACAGCAGTCGCAGCAACCGATGCCACAGCAAGTGATACAGCAGCAACCTCCACCTCAGCAGACATTGCAGCAATCACAAGCGATGCAACAGCAAGCAATGCAGCCCCAAGTGCTGTCTCAGCCCCCACAGGCCATTCAACAGCAGATACATCATTCCGCAAACTTGCAAAACATACAGCAGCAACAAATTCACGTGGGAGGCGTTGCAGGTATTCCGCAGCAGCAGGCTCAGACGTCGATGGCAGCCATGGTACAAGGGCAAAACATGATGTCGGCATCGCAGGGTCAGGGTTTAATTGCTGGGCATCAGATGACCATGGCCGGTGGGCAGCAGGTTCCTCAGCAGGCGCAGCCGGTGGTACCGCAGATGGTACCTGTGTCTAGTTCGGTGTCGAATATTCCAGGCACGTCCGTGGCCCAAACTTTCTCCCATATGCCAGTGAGTCAAGCTTCTGTTCAGACGTTTTCAACACCGGGTACGACCACCGTGTCGTCGCGGACCGTACCAAGTGCATGTTCAGTGAGTGTTGGGTTGGACGGGACAGTGGATCAAGTTACAGGAGTGGGGGTTGCAAGTGCAGTTTGTGGCGACCCATCGGTGGCGTTGCTGGAGTCGTTAGTGGAGGTGACAGCAAATGCAGAGGATATCCAACCTGGAACTGTGACAGCAGGAGAAGATGCAGAGAG